From the genome of Caretta caretta isolate rCarCar2 chromosome 28, rCarCar1.hap1, whole genome shotgun sequence:
gggcaccggcagggctgggctggcaggggctgggggtcgggagtgaggggcgccggccgggctgggggggcaggggctgcgggtcgggagtgaggggcactggcagggctgggggggcagggctgggctggcaggggctgggggtcgggagtgaggggcaccggccgggctgggggggcaggggctgggggtcgggagtgaggagcaccggcagggctgggggggcagggctgggctggcaggggctgggggtcgggagtgaggggcaccggcagggctgggctggcaggggctgggggtcgggagtgaggggcaccggccgggctgggggggcaggggctgggggtcgggagtgaggggcaccggcagggctgggggggcagggctgggctggcaggggctgggggtcgggagtgaggggcaccggcagggctgggctggcaggggctgggggtcgggagtgaggggcaccggccgggctgggggggcaggggctgggggtcgggagtgaggggcaccggcagggctgggggggcagggctgggctggcaggggctgggggtcgggagtgaggggcaccggcagggctgggctggcaggggctgggggtcgggagtgaggggcaccggcagggctgggggggcagggctgggctggcaggggctgggggtcgggagtgaggggcaccggcagggctgggcgggcaggggctgggggtcgggagtgaggggcaccggccgggctgggggggcaggggctgggggtcgggagtgaggggcaccggccgggctgggggggcaggggctgggggtcgggagtgaggggcaccggccgggctgggggggcaggggctgcaggtcgggagtgaggggcgctgctGCAGTCCGTCTGTCCGTCTCTGGCTGTAGACCTCCGGCAGGACATGCTGACGCTGCAGATTATCCGGATCATGGAGAACATGTGGCAGAACCAAGGACTGGACCTTCGGTACTGGAGGGGGAACCCGCGTCCCTGCTCCGCTGGGGGGGGAGTCGGGAATTGTGGGGGGCTCAATGGGGGAGGTGGGCGTCTccgcgccgggcgaggggtccccgggtcaccggccgccccgccccagaggtggccgcatctccgCGCCGGGCGAGGCGGTCCCTGTCTcatcctccctcctgccccccccaggatGCTGCCCTACGGCTGCCTGTCCATCGGGGACTGCGTGGGGCTGATCGAGGTGGTGAAGAGCTCCCACACCATCATGCAGATCCAGTGCAAGGGCGGCCTGAAGGGGGCGCTGCAGTTTAACAGCCACACCCTGCACCACTGGCTGAAGGACAAGAACAAGGGGGACAGGTCAGGCCGGGTCCGCTGGGGTCGGGGCTCCGGCCGCGGGGCTTGGGGGGCCGGCGGGAGGCGGGGGCCGTGGGGCAGGGCGCTGGGCAGAGGCGGGCCGGGGGGGCTGATTCACCCCTGGTGCTCTGGTTCAGTTACGACGCGGCCATCGACCTGTTCACCCGCTCGTGCGCCGGGTACTGCGTGGCCACCTTCGTTCTGGGCATCGGCGACCGTCACAACAGCAACATCATGGTGAAGGACGACGGGCAGGTGAgacctcccccttccccgccccccggagccagccaggccccccccagggccggaggggagccggcgccccccagAGGGCACAGGCCCCGCGCCCCGTCCATCCTCTGACTCATTCTCCCAGCTCTTCCATATCGACTTCGGCCACTTCCTGGACCACAAGAAGAAGAAGTTCGGCTACAAGCGGGAGCGGGTTCCCTTCGTCCTCACCCAGGACTTCCTCCTCGTCATCAGCAAAGGGGTGCCGGAGTGCACCAAGACCAAGGAGTTCGAGAGGtgaggccccctcctgctcccagcccccctgctcgaacccaccagcccccactgccctcccagagccgggagagaacccaggcgtcctggctcccagcccccccgcttgaacccaccagcccccactgccctcccagcacctGGGAGAGAACCTAGGcatcctagctcccagccctcctgctcgaacccaccagcccccactgccctcccagagccgggagagaacccaggcgtcctggctcccagcccccccgctcgaACCCACCTatccccactgccctcccagcgccgggagagaacccaggcgtcctggctcccagccccccagctcaaACCCACCTatccccactgccctcccagcgccgggagagaacccaggcatcctggctccctgccctcccagtgcCGGGAGCGAACTCAGGtgccctgactcccaggcccccctgctctgacccacctgccccccgctcccttcccagatccggagagaacccaggagtcctggctcccagtccccctgctctcacccacctgcccccgctcccctcccagcgctgggagcgaacccaggcgtcctggctcccagccccccctgccctcccagcgccggggggagaacccaggcgtcctgaccccCGGCTGGGCCCCGGCAGGTTCCAGGAGATGTGCTACACGGCCTACCTGGCCATCCGGCACCACGCCAACCTGCTGATCAGCCTGTTCTCGCTGATGCTGAGCTCGGGGCTGCCGGAGCTGCAGTCCTTCGACGACATCGCCTACCTGCGCAAGACGCTGGCGCTCGACAAGTCGGAGCCGGAGGCGCTCGAGTACTTCACCAAGCAGATGAACGAAGCCCACCACGGCGGCTGGACCACCAAGATGGACTGGATCTTCCACACCATCCGCCACATGCCCCTCAGCGAGGCCGGGCACGACTGAGGGGCCCCGCCCCCTCGGCTCGGGGCCCCGCCCCCTCGGCTCGGggccccgcccccgcagctcgGGGCCCCGCCCCCACGGCTCGGGGCCCCGCCCTTCCTGGGGGCTCATGCCCCACCCGCCACCCAACCCTCGCTTCTTGGGCGTGTGGCTGAGGCCGGGGCGgagccaggtccctgagccccgcccatgctggaggggggtgggctgtcaGCGACACCGGGGGGCAGGGTGTCTCCCACTTGGGGGGGGTGTCTCCCAGGAGCACAGGCCCCGCCCTTCTTGCCTGGGCTCTGTTGCTCCTCCCCCGGGAGGAGGACCCATCAGCCCCTCCCATCCTTGGGCGGGGTGGGCGTAGACACTCACGCCTGCTAGGGGCAGAGGGTGCGGCCAAGCACTTAAGCCCCTCCCCCTTgggcggggcctggggtgagTCCCGCCCCTTCTGGGTGTGCCCAGGGGAAGGGGGCCTTCCAGCTCCATCCTTTTCACAGGAGGAAGTGAGGGGTGGGGTCAAATGCATTGTGCCCCTCCCCTCAGGGGGGAGGGCAGAAGCCGGAGAGCCTTAAGCCCCTCCCCCTGTGGGCGGGACTGCACTGAGGGGGCGGGGCAAAGAGGGGGTGAACCGTCCCCCGGAGATTCCTGCTGgttgcaggggctggaggggagtccTGCCCCCTTGACCTCTGACCCCCTTGGTCTTTCGGGGGGACAGTCAAGGGGGATTTAACTCCCTTTTTGAGGGCGAAAGAGcttgggtccccctcccccaaaatcctccagTGCACCTGAGCACCCAGACCCCGCCCGCTCTGATACTtgaatcctgccccccccccccccaatctgctgggggtggggcagataCTTGAAATTTTTGCCTGGAgaatttttttgttcttgttgcaaaaatacaattttttaaaaagcccgaACTGGCCCTgaactgtgggggatgggggggggggctctgcacgGGGGGGCTGGTACCCGTGGGGCCAGGGgccgtgccccattccccgccccccctgtGCAAgagaaatctggagggggggtTCAGGGTCCCCTGGAAATAGACACAGGGAGCTGTAGCATCCATTTTTATTCAGCTTTCCGGCtccaggggtgggaggggcgACACCTGCCCAGCTGGACTGGTCTGAGGGGGACCCCCCCACACATTAGGGCGGGGGAAATCAGACACATAGATAGGCTAGGCAGAGAGGTCAGgagcgaacccaggagtcctggctcccagcccccccctgctctaaccccccagcccccactcccctcccagagccggggagagaacccaggagtcctgacgccaGAGGCTGCAGCCCCGTCACTCTGGGgatggattttttggggggtgctggggggggacggggactgcGGTGGGGAGCCGGCCCGTGATTGGTTCCTGGGGATGCTGAATGTCCATgggtaacgggggggggggggggtatagaAGCTGGTGCTTCCAACAAAGGGTTAAATCTATCGCGTAGCAATAAACGAAACCATTTATAGTGGGCCCTGCCACTGATAAATTAACGGGggggcagcagggttggggggctcaGAGAAAGGGGTGACCCTTGGGTGCGGCTCTGGGGCGGGGAGGCGAAAGGCCGGgcccctctgggggtggggggctaggtGCAAAGGTGGGGTGAGgacccggtggggggggggggggctcagaagtTGATGTCCACGTCCCAGACCTCCCCGCTCAGGGCGTTGGCCGCCCCCTGCAGGGTCCAGGTGGCCAGGGCCAGCTGGCGCCGGAAATGCCCCTCGTCGAAGCGCCCGGGGGCCGCCCGCAGCAGCCGCAGGTGGTCCAGCAGCGCCCGCAGCGTGTGGGGCCCCCGCCCGTGCAGCACGTGCCGGAAGGGGGTCTCCGTGGCCGCCACGTAGGGGGACAGGAAGTAGAACtccacctgggggggggggcgagaggaAGGGGGGGCCGTTAGCAGAGTCTGGACCCCCCCCCGTGCAGCAGGGGTGCTGCAGGGGGGCAGGCGAGGGGTAATCGCAGGCGTCCGCGCAGCAGAAGGGCGCATGcaccggggggggtgggggggggacgatGCAGGGCCCCCGCGGCTCACCCGCATGATGCGGACGTTGTGCAGCCGGTTGAGTCGCTCGTCCCGCTCCTCCGAGCTGTAGATGTCCCGTCGCAGCTTCTCGGCCGCCCGCGTGTAGTCGCCCCGGGCCGAGTACATCCACTGcagggtcaggccgcggctctggggggccggggcggggggctcagtgggggcggggagagaggcaACCCAGCCTGCAGCCCTCCCGGCGGCCTTccgacccccccagccccgcgtCCTGCGCTCCCGGACGTGTGCCCCCACGCCCcgcccagagccggggagagaacccaggagtccgggctcccagccccccctgctttaaccccccagcccccactcccctcccagagccgggcagagaacccaggagtcctggctcccagccccccctgctttaaccccccagcccccactcccctcccagagccggggagagaacccaggagtccgggctcccagccccccgatctaacccaccagcccccactccccaccctgagccagggagagaacccaggagtcctggctcccagccccctctgctctaaccccccagcccccgctcccctcccaaagccagggagagaacccaggagtcctggctcccagcccccactcccctcccagagccagggtgagaacccaggagtcctggctcccagcccccactcccctcccagagccagggagagaacccaggagtcctggctccccatcccccctgctctatcccgccagaccccctcccctcccagagccggggcgaTCGGTGGGCAGGCCCGGATCCCCCTGGGgggctggaccccccccccccccgaggccgtACCTTGAGCTCGCTGCTGTAGGGGTTGAGCTCCGCGATGTGCTGCAGCAGGACGTCCCCGTAGGCGCCGAAGTCCAGGGGCAGCAGGTGGTCGTGGGTCAGGCGGATCAGCAGCTGCCCCACCACCTCGGCCACCGACTTGGCCACGGCCGGCAGCCGCCCGAAGAGCATCCCGTTCAGGTTCTCGTAGGTGTCGTCCTGGGTGTGCAGGAACGGGTAGGGGCGGGCGTCCTGCGGGGCAGAGGGTAAgaccgggggggctgggggtcaggagtggggggcaccagcggggggctgggggtcgggagcgaggggcgtgGGGGTCTCTCACCTCGACGAAGGAGAACTCCACGGCCGGGACCCCCGCGAAGGCGGTGAAGGGGTAGGCGCTGCTCTCCATGGCGAGGGGCTGGATCCTGGGGGGGCAAGAGGCAGGTTCAGAGTCCGGGAGaaggggggggcgctgggggttCCCCCATTGTCCCACCCAGGGCTGCCCCCCCTCACAAACCTTCCCCAGGGGGCTCTGACATCAGGGACTCCCAGTCCCAAACAGCTCAGGATTTCGGGGGGCGGCAGCAAGATCTGGGGCAGGCAagagattcccccccacccagtgtatggggctggctggagcacggggtgggaggggatcagagcgggtcaggggctggggggattAGGGGTCAGCAGGGGCGAGGTAGTCCTGGCCAGATTGGGGGGGTCAGAGGTTAAGGGGCACGCGTGGCCAGGGCTAAGCTGAGatgtgggggtgcagtggggcaggtgGTCCACGCCAgccgggggtggggcagaagcAGCTGGGGAAACCTGCAGCTAATTAGGGCCAGGCTCGTTAGGAGCCAGGCGggaggcagctgctgggggcAGCCCAGCCGAGGGTGGGCCAGCTCCCAGGGGTCGCGCCGGGGCCAGAGCCGTGCTGGGTGGGCTCAGGGGACCCGGAGTAGcggggggccctgccccccggcaCGGCCAGGGAGGAGCCAGACTTTGGGCTGTGGCTGGACCCTCCGGCACGGCCCGGGACCCCCGGAAGGGGGGTAAGAGGGAAGTGGGGGGCACAGCCGGGGGGCAGCGTCCCGAAGGGGGCAGTGACGTGGGGCCGAAGCCGTGGAGAGGGGCAGATGACGGGCCGGGCCAATCCCCGGagcgaccagcaggaggcgccagcgGGGTGAGACCTGCACCGTGACGGGGGTCAGAGGCTACGGGGCGGGGTCAGCGTGAaaagggggcggggccagagtcAAAGGGGAAGGGTCAGCAAAGGTAGAGAGTATTTAAGGTCAGAGGTGAAGGGTCACCATTGGGTAAGGTCAGTGCATGGAAGGACAGGGGTGAGAGGTGAAGAGTCACAGGTGAAGGGTCACCGCTGGGTAAGGGCAGGGTCAGAGGTGACAGGTCAGAGGTGAAGGGTCACTGCTGGGCAATGTCAGTGGACGGAAGGACAGGGGTTGGAGGTGACGGGTCAGAGGTGAAGGGTCACCGCTGGGTAAGGGCAGGGACAGAGGTGACAGGTCAGAGGTGAAGGGTCACCGCTGGGTAAGGGCAGGGTCAGAGGTGACAGGTCAGAGGTGAAGGGTCACTGCTGGGCAATGTCAGTGGACGGAAGGACAGGGGTTGGAGGTGACGGGTCAGAGGTGAAGGGTCACCGCTGGGTAAGGGCAGGGACAGAGGTGACAGGTCAGAGGTGAAGGGTCACCGCTGGGTAAGGGCAGGGACAGAGGTGACAGGTCAGAGGTGAAGGGTCACCGCTGGgtaagggcaggggcagaggtgacaGGTCAGAGGTGAAGGGTCACCGCTGGgtaagggcaggggcagaggtgacaGGTCAGAGGTGAAGGGTCACCGCTGGgtaagggcaggggcagaggtgacaggtgtgacgaagtgggactgttcttaatgtttcctctgaatagtgtgggggtgcctcagtttcccccaggcagttcttaagtatctagggggtgggataagggtgtatgatcattgcagagccctagagggcaggtgtgtgcaggggtctggacacagagaagggccgacaccctgtttcctggccacggatggcctggcccttcccccctgcaaggtgagagctgaagggttggagaacaaaggaatcaggtgacctcctggcccggaaaggaacaaagcccagaggaggaggggctggagggggtctcagttgggggctggctgggacatggagtgaagggcagacggggttgtctggctcactgccccccaaaatggacccagctgaggggtcctgttctctgcacctacaagctctgtgttagaccatgttcctgtcgtctaataaaccttctgttttactggctggctgagagtcacgtctgactgcgaagttggggtgcaggaccctctggcttccccaggaccccgcctgggcggactcgctgtgggaagcgcacggaggggcagaggaggctgaaggctccgaggtcagacccaggaaggtggaagctgtgtgagctgtgtgtcctgaagacaggctgctcacagaaaggcgactgccccagagtcctgcctggcttcatggggagcagttccagagcatcgcccagggactccgtgacaactggtcaGAGGTGAAGGGTCACCGCTGGgtaagggcaggggcagaggtgacaGGTCAGAGGTGAAGGGTCACCGCTGGctaagggcaggggcagaggtgaaagGTCAGAGGTGAAGGGTCACTGCTGGGCAATGTCAGTGCACGGAAGGACAGGGGTTGGAGGTGAAGGGTCAGAGGTGAAGGGTCACCGCTGGgtaagggcaggggcagaggtgacaGGTCAGAGGTGAAGGGTCACCATTGCCCTGGGGGTCGCGCCCCACTTACACCTCGCTGGCCCAGCGCCGATCCGGGAACGTCACCTGCTCGTAGAGACTCTGGCCGCTGCGGTTCGGGCTGTCGACCTGGCGGAGGGAGGAGTCACAGGTGACCTTTGAACTCTAACCCCCGACCTTCCACCCTCAGAGAGGCCAATATGGCCTGTGACCCTGCAGACCCCACCATTCCTAGACCCCTGACCTTTAACCCTTCACCTCTAACCCTAAATGATCCTTCCCTGAGCTCTCacctctgactcccagcccccctgctctaaccaccagcccccactcccctccccgagccagggagagaacccaggcatccaggGGTGCCCCTCACCTGTTTGAGGATGTTCTCGATCAGGCTCGTCAGCAAGGGGCTGGTCTTGGCGTGGAATTTGTCATCTCCTGACGGTCAGCAGAGGGGAGAGAAACCGGtcaaggtggggggcagggggtccagTGGTGGAACCTCGATTTCCACCCCACTTTGGGGGGGTGACatgcccctctccccatcccctgaggGATGAGCCCCAACCTTGGAGTCACTGCCTCCCATGGACCTTCATAGAGTTAGGTCTATAAtagagagggggaaactgaggcagacagtgCCTCCTCTAACTCACTAGcctccactcctctcccagggccggggagagaacccaggagtcctggctcccagccccgctgctctaacccacgagccctgtgacgaagtgggactgttcttaatgtttcctctgaatagtgtgggggtgcctcagtttcccctaggcagttcttaagtatctagggggtggagtaagggtgtatgatcattgcagagccctagagggcaggtgtgtgcaggggtctggacacagagaatggccgacaccctgtttcctggccacggatggcctgggcccttccccccctgcaaggtgagagctgaagggttggagaacaaaggaatccggtgacctcctggcccggaaagggacaaagcccagaggagggggggctggagggagtttcagttgggggctggctgggacatggagtgaagtgcagacggggttgtctggctcactgcccccaaaatggacccggctgaggggtcccggtctctgcacctacaagctctgtgttagaccatgttcctgtcgtctaataaaccttctgtgttactggctggctgagagtcccgtctgactgcggagttggggtgcaggaccctctggcttccccaggaccccgcctgggtggactcgctgggggaagcgcacggaggggcaggggggctggaggctctggggtcagacccaggaaggtggagccgggggagctgtgtgtcctgcagacaggctgctccccgagaggagactcccccagagtcctgcctggcttcgcggggagcagtcccagagcatcgcccggggaccccgggacaacttaacccaccagcccccactcccctcccagagcgcggcagagaacccaggagtccgggccccCAGTCACGTACCTAGCACAGCGTTGTCCAGGCTGATGTAGGCCACGGCTTTGAGGTGCAGCATGCTGAGATACCCCTGGTCAGgatgggaggtttggggggggtaAGTTGTGGGGGGGGTCCCAAGTCAgcagcccacccccccccccgatctcaTCAGTCATGGTAGCTGCTATTCCTGCATCGAACCACCAGGGGGAGCCCAGAGCCTTCTGACTCCTGACAGCCGgggaaggaacccaggagtcctggctcccagccccgccccatcccaccagccccccctcctctcccagagctggggagagaacccaggagtcctggctcccagccccccctgctccaacccactggcccccactcccctcccagagctgtattttggctgggggggaggggacgggactgGTAAGCCCCTGTAGGTagaagcccctcccccagccccccagcagggacccaggtgtccgggtTACCTCTAGCCATTCGGTGGAGCCGACCTGCCCGAAGTCCTCTGCGTCCCAGCTGGCGAAGAGCAAAGTGCGTCGGAGCTGGAAGCCTGGGAAGGGAAATCGACtgaagtgggtgggggtggggggcaggagctggccccctcccccgcaccctgagaacccaggagtcctgagggcCCCGGGAACTTTTATTGCACTCCTTTAAGGCGGCCATCTTTTTAGACAGGCAGATGAATATTCCCCTCTCTGCTCTTTGGGGGAGCGAGGTCCCCACCTGATGGCCCGGGTGGGTATGACAGGGGAGGGGTGTTCCCGTGTGGGGCCGGCCccgccctctgccccacctggtgacagccccgccccctcagctagctccgccccctgccccacctggtgacagccccgccccctgcccccttaccgttgTGCACCATGGCGGAGAAGGTCCGGGCtaactccagcagcagggccgtGCCGACGCCCGACCCGGCCGCCCCTGGGCCCAGAGAGTCCCGCTGGGCCCCGATGATCACGTAGTGATCTGTGGGGCGAGGGAGCCGAGGTTAGGGGGAAAGGAACGCCCCCCTGCCCTCGACAGCCCCGGCCGCCCCCGTCCCGCATGCCtccccccaggcccagcccccgtccccacacagctcccccaCAGGCTCagccccccatctctctctctctgccccactacaacccacacacccaggccccccagcccagcccacttcCTGTCCCCCCCACCTCAGTTCTCCCCCCTGTTCTCCCCCCGaccccacagagccccccgcGCCCCGTCCCCTCCCCGGCCTCACCCGGTTCAAATCGCCCCTCGAAGGAGCCGAAGACGTTACTGATCATGGTCGAAGTCTTGACATTGTTCACCTGGAGGTGCAACCGGAAGCCTGGGTCCCCGGGGCCAAGGCGATACGGGATCTCGGCCAGGCGGCCCTTCCAGTCCCGTGGGGCAGCCAGCCCTGTCAGCttactggggcgggggaggagagggtcagaccctcccagagccaaggagagaacccaggagtc
Proteins encoded in this window:
- the TFR2 gene encoding transferrin receptor protein 2 isoform X4; this encodes MFQKYLREDSIESTIRWVSEGPHPPGSPRMDALTHKVLESFTSYGLDRAWTDTHYVGLQRPDRVNPNFLHQLDPQGNVLEKLPLEDPEIYCPYSAPGNATGGLVYANYGRQEDFDVLGQQGVNPQGHLVIVRVGQISFAEKVANADAAQARGVLIYPDPWDIPQDLRKAGLSQDRAVYGHVHMGTGDPYTPGFPSFNHTQFPPIQSSGLPRIPAHPISASTAARLLSKLTGLAAPRDWKGRLAEIPYRLGPGDPGFRLHLQVNNVKTSTMISNVFGSFEGRFEPDHYVIIGAQRDSLGPGAAGSGVGTALLLELARTFSAMVHNGFQLRRTLLFASWDAEDFGQVGSTEWLEGYLSMLHLKAVAYISLDNAVLGDDKFHAKTSPLLTSLIENILKQVDSPNRSGQSLYEQVTFPDRRWASEVIQPLAMESSAYPFTAFAGVPAVEFSFVEDARPYPFLHTQDDTYENLNGMLFGRLPAVAKSVAEVVGQLLIRLTHDHLLPLDFGAYGDVLLQHIAELNPYSSELKSRGLTLQWMYSARGDYTRAAEKLRRDIYSSEERDERLNRLHNVRIMRVEFYFLSPYVAATETPFRHVLHGRGPHTLRALLDHLRLLRAAPGRFDEGHFRRQLALATWTLQGAANALSGEVWDVDINF
- the TFR2 gene encoding transferrin receptor protein 2 isoform X3, encoding MEGPGGEGAGGLELKVAEGEEQTLAGDMAALVTPGPRDRTKALTYLVLSALLIFTVAFLLGYVALRGSCPSCAGLRGDLLAVVSDEGAAEESPVPGPPLYWADLKEMFQKYLREDSIESTIRWVSEGPHPPGSPRMDALTHKVLESFTSYGLDRAWTDTHYVGLQRPDRVNPNFLHQLDPQGNVLEKLPLEDPEIYCPYSAPGNATGGLVYANYGRQEDFDVLGQQGVNPQGHLVIVRVGQISFAEKVANADAAQARGVLIYPDPWDIPQDLRKAGLSQDRAVYGHVHMGTGDPYTPGFPSFNHTQFPPIQSSGLPRIPAHPISASTAARLLSKLTGLAAPRDWKGRLAEIPYRLGPGDPGFRLHLQVNNVKTSTMISNVFGSFEGRFEPDHYVIIGAQRDSLGPGAAGSGVGTALLLELARTFSAMVHNGFQLRRTLLFASWDAEDFGQVGSTEWLEGYLSMLHLKAVAYISLDNAVLGDDKFHAKTSPLLTSLIENILKQVDSPNRSGQSLYEQVTFPDRRWASEVIQPLAMESSAYPFTAFAGVPAVEFSFVEDARPYPFLHTQDDTYENLNGMLFGRLPAVAKSVAEVVGQLLIRLTHDHLLPLDFGAYGDVLLQHIAELNPYSSELKSRGLTLQWMYSARGDYTRAAEKLRRDIYSSEERDERLNRLHNVRIMRVEFYFLSPYVAATETPFRHVLHGRGPHTLRALLDHLRLLRAAPGRFDEGHFRRQLALATWTLQGAANALSGEVWDVDINF